The nucleotide sequence GTGGAATCGTTAGCGATATGAAAAGACAGTACCACTTGTGATTTATTATAGTTACCTTGCATTTAAAACTGCCGCTGCAACACTCAAAATTCCACAGCCGCAACCTAAATCGGCGACGACTTTTTCCTCAACTTCGCCTTGAGAATAGATGTGGTGTAGCATATGAGCTAGATATAAAGTAAGGttgtcagtgccgtgtatggtCTTAATGGTGAACGGGAAAAACTAGCCAGTTACCTGCAATATCTGGAGGGGTAGGATATTGTTCAAGTTGTACATTAGGAGAATCAAACGTATCTACGTCGTCAAGGATTGACTTCAGGTGCTTAAGTTTCATATTTTCTTGGGCTTGAAACTAGAAACAACGTGCGCGCGTAAATATCAAAATGCTAAGGTATAAAGCAAATTAAAACGATCACATGGCAACAATTCTCGTGCAGACGGCGTCCGGCGTTTCGAAGGATAGGCGTAGATTTAGCAGCACATTGTCGCCAGACTGCGCCAAGCGTGGCAGCCATTCAACCAAGTGGTTGCAGCTATGCAAACTGCTTTGCAGCTATGGTCAGTGAGTTAGAATAGAATGTCCTCTCTTTCTTGCATAGAGGAGAAAACGATGACTGTTTCTGTCCCATCATATTGCGCTGAGGCAGGCGGGTCAATTCGCGTGATATGGTAACCACCCAGCTGATCAgctcataccaggacaactcatgccatactttccttttttttttttttttttgcgggaacAGTGGTGTTTTCATTAGATTTTTCGAACTGAAAACGCATGCCACGCCGGGAAATGCCATATCAGGGCAAGAAAAAGTCACAGAATTTCACTTATACTGAAGGAAATATAAGAATTCCACAAATGACATTTACTGATGCGCACTGAGGTGAAATCAAATCGAAATTGTCCCACATTTTCGTCGTCGTGCGGAATACTACTGagcttcttttctctctctctatttttcttctctctcttttttttttttttttttttcagagtacATCTGGCTGGTTGTAAGAATGGGAGACAACCTTGGACGCAACCTAGCAGGCAATAGGAGGCAAGGAGGATGTTAATACATTTTCTTACGATAGGAGGCTTATCCCTCGATTACCTTAACTGTGGCGAGGCAGAGAAGCCGTTCCTGGAGACTCGGACCAGAACAAAACAACAACTCGGGAAGAACTCGAGTTCTACAAGCCTGCCTGGCCATCACGAAACACGGGTTACTAGACCCTGGCTGGCGCCTGGAACCCCGATGCATCGCGAAAACAACGCCTGGAGAAACGTGCTAATGGACACCTTTTGCGTATAGCATTGTAATGGGCCGCTATACGGACTGAGCCTATTGACCACGCATTCAAAGGATTTGCGTTTTAAAGCTCCGTACGTCAGTGGAAATGTGGGACACTCTCGATTTGGcttatttagaaaaaaaaagtccccaTTTCTCATTCCAATTGCAGTGTGCTTTAACGATTTTTCAGTGTGCGTCGGCAACTATCATCTGTAGGACTGGACCTCTCTGTAGGACCTTCAGTATAATTCACATTCTGTGACATTTTTTCCCCCTGCGTGACATGAATTCGAATGGTACAAAAAAGAGCTACTCTCATAATCAACACCCCTTTCTGcatgacaaaaaataaaactaaacatttaaaaaaaacacacacacacagttagGTGTGGTACGAGTtgtcggacagcacagccggtgacaggattcgaacccgtgtcacctcgcactctcagcgtggaaagcgatcatcctaacccctatgccacgggagctggtgaataAACTTGTTAACGAGTGTTACACATCATACAGGATATCTTTTTATCGTGTCACACACGTGCTTATTTGTCTTCCACCTGCCCACTGTCCTTCAGACACCGTATTATTCGCGCAACATTTAAAGGCCATTTCAATCATTTCAATTGCATGTCTGCTTCATATCCTTAAAGAATGGCACTGCGAATGACCTATAACTGGACTTGCTCGATACACCTGTAATTTTTGCGAAATACTGCGTTCTTCTGCGGCGTCGCTATATAATTCACTCGAAAAGGCTATGCGTCATTTGCTGTGAGCTCTAAGGACACCTCGTCTGCGTGCTCGTTACCAAACATGCGCGTCTTACAGTTATCGTTGCTAACTTTGCtcttccagaccatgtacggtaAGTTTCCAATCCCTAGCTAACGCTGGCTCCATTATAGAGCCTTCAAAATTGGTTTGGTTTCGTACTAGAGGGTTTGCAGGGGGGCTAGAGTTGCTATTATTCGTCACGCGTGTTTATACATTTTATGATCTTCTCAAATGGACATTAAGTCCCACTATGCACTACGTCACGAAGTGAAAGATGCATGTGCCCGAGCGATCACACAGGCGACACTCcctcggaatattctagtggaagaaaatgcAAAAGACTGCTCACAGAGCGGAAGTTCCGTCGAGTGTTACGTatattgagcattcgcacgctGCTGGAATATCTGAAGTTACGTACCGCGCACTAAACAGACGACAGTGTCTGCACcttttcttgtcgtctgctacgaaatggCTTGTGGCTGCGCATCAGGATATTCCCCCATGGTAGGCGGTGCACGGGAAGTCGTGACGTTATTCGCATtctcggagggggggggggggtcatatCGGTCGTGCGGCCTCTGAACAAGAAAGTCACGTGAGTGACGAACTTCTGCCCACtttatctttcctttctttcccttttcttcgtTTACTTTGCCAACGGTATGGTCTTATAGGTTGGTTTGCTTACCTTGATTGCTGGTTCGAGCTATCGAACGTGTTGTTCACAAATCATGATTAATCATTCGTGACGTTTTGTACTGTGGGAAACGCGTCACGTGAGTTATGGACCACCTGCAAATGCAGCGCTCACACGCGGTAACATGTTGTGCCAACTAAAGCCTTCTTAAAGTCTCCCTCCGTCTGTAAGATGCAGTTGTTCCAGTCCTCAATAACAGATAGAGTTTCCGTTAGCGTAAAGGAGACTACCTCCGTAGGTAGTTCTCCTATACTTAATGACAGTACACAGCTTCCGTCTTCCCAgtggctctcctgcttgataaTTCACATCTCCTTCCGTCTGTGTAAAGGGGGACTACCTCCGTAGGTAAGgcctcaagacgagagccgccgaagtttgggatgtcgtctgcttcagacGAGCAACGTAGTCCGCAATCGCCGTCTGCAATTGTCTTCtgcaatcgccgcagacgatttcaagcGCAGGCtttctttcattcagaatgaGGGTCGTTCTTTCGTATAGTTGATTCACAAGGGGAGCTGGATTTTGGTTCAGAATGACTTTTACACTTTTCTACCTACGTGAAGTTGACCACGAGAGTTAATCCAAAGAACTGGCCCGTATGAACGTAGCAGAGGTCTTTGGATCTGCAGCCTCGTTGTCTACCTAGGGAAGGGGCCGTACCTCCCAATATAGATACACTGCACGGAGCCTATGGTTGTTCCTAGTTCTCATGCGCATTTCTTGTTCTTGCAGTGTCTGCCAGCGCTGAAGATTACGACGATTCCGACGACTACAAGACTAACTCCATGGAGGAAATCGACAGATGGTGTAGCATGGAAGTAGATTTAGGGAAAGAATGCAGAACTCCGAACGCAACGAGGCGCTACTACCACGACAACGCCACTCACACGTGCAAACAGTTTCACTATAAAGGCTGCAACGGGAACGAAAACAACTTCGAAAGTGAACTCGATTGCAAGAGAACCTGTCGATATGTTGGTATGTTTGATATCCGTCGATGTCCATGTAGACAATCTGTTAATGAATGAATTATCAAAGCGATAGCGTTATAGGGCCAACCACCGTCAACGTACATCCGTGGTTCCACGTAACACCACGTCCAccctaagaaaaaaagagtaaatgGAGAGTACCTCGaggttttactccttttttacTATGTTGCAAGCGTTTTTACTCTCTTGGTATACGCTGCACGTACAGAGTTACTCTTCGAAGCTTAACTAACTCTTCAGAACGAGTTTACCATAAGGGGAAAAAGAGTAAATGGAGTGTAAAATGGAGAGTAAACGTAGTGCTGTCGGAGCTCCACGAATTACACCCTGTAACATAGCATAACTTTCATACTCGTTATGCGGCGTGTTACCATTACTCTTTAAAAGAATGATCTCAGTGACCTTATTTTACACTATTAAAAGAGTTGGGTCTAcgcgtcctttttttttttttttttttgcttcttagGATGAGACAGTGACACCACCACTGTAATGGCGGTACGGTTAAACAGGTCATTTCCcctgaaccagggatcggaactaaaactgaacccgaaccgaaaaccgctaaaaacccgTATTGTTCGCTGCACCGGGATTGAAccgaacctttttttttttttttgtcgcgttgaaccgaaccggaattGAACCGAAAACAATTCAGCGtttaccggttcgcgaaacggttcagaccTAATATATGAGTTGTGAGAGTTCGAAACTACAATTCACACGGCTGATTGAGCTGCGTTGCCAGCAAAACAAAACTGGCCTAAGTGCGCGAGGTATTTCATATTTCCTCCTCGCAGGTATTGCGGTCATTCAGTACGTATTTCAGCAGTGCTTGTTGGTTTGTTTCttcgtttgtttgcttgtttgcaaagaaaacgttagtgTTAGCTATTGTGTTAGTTTTGAGGTCCGCCGGTGCTTGATTTCACGAGCTGAAGTAACACCGATCATTCATCGGGTACTTCGAACACGAAATGTAAGTTGAAATGACGTTCTAAACACGATTGTGTTGGAGATCGTGCTATGGCGAGTCAATTTTCTTGCTCCCAAGCACGCCTGCTTGGGAGCAAGTCTCGGAGCAAGTTGaacatgagaaattgatgttctgaggctgggggGAACACAtaaaaaggacaaatacatacaaagcctgaaagtgcctaagaaaataatgatgaaagatggaagtcactgaaaaggtggGAAAGTCCTGGGAGCAAGTCTTTCCTGAGTTATTTGAATATTATTTCCATACTTGCACAGAGTTCCTcgagaaagaagaagagagtTGTACAAGAAAATTACGTATTGAAATGGACGTTAGCTTGGTGTAACCCCACTGTATTAAGTTACAGTTGAGATTTGGTAATTGTGACTATAATTTAATCACTTACACTAGCATGTATAGGTGTAATCGTGGTAAATTTACTTCTGAAAAAGTCTGCATATGAGGTTTGCATGTAAAACTAAAGTCTGTCTATGCACGCGGTATGAATTATGCCCGATTTGTTGCCGCTTCTTGATAGTCAACATGTGAACACCATTGCTTTGTACCCCTGCAGACGAAGAAGTCCCAAGTAAAGAAGACACAGGTGAAGAAGTTGTCATTCCGACAGTGTGCACGCGGAGACCTGCCAACTCCCACCGTGTAAATTCTCATAGATCTGCCACCAAACCGAAAAAGCGATATTTCTACAACGCTACTGCATCTACATGCGAAGCGGTTAAATGCCCAGGGTCGGCGCAAAACTACTTCAAAACGAAAGAGGAGTGTGAACGAAGATGTATTGGTGAGGATATTTTCAGGGTCGATATCGCATGTACTAATTCCGTTTTCTTCCCACAGATACACCGAAAACAATATGTGGCCTCAAAATGAAAACAGGTGTATGCAGAGGCTACTTTACAAAGTGGTACTTCAACGGAGAAACAGATAAATGCGAAACTTTCGTATACGGCGGCTGTGACGGCAACGACAATAACTTCGAAAGTAAAGATGCTTGCAAGAAAGAGTGCATCAAAAAAATTAAAAGGAAGTGCGGCAAAAACTAGGCGGCACCGATTGGGTAATACTCTGTAATCCTGTGTTGCCATAGTGTGAATAAACAGTGTTGCACCAGTTTCCGTGGCATAGTAGTTCAGATAAACCGCTTTACCACGCCCAGACTGGGAGATgaggcgggttcgaatccccgcaccgttTGCGGTTTTCCGGGGgaccccctgaagtcgacccaggacgcatactaacccccattcccccactccttcctgctattctctctccatctgtccaagtctgttcgccgctcatagctacagttgcttcgcggtgctataACACGGAGATTTAAAAAAAGTGTTGCTTCTGCTGGTCAGGTAACCCCCAACGTCATTGCCGCAGAGACGGTCAAATAGATATCAGAATATCTGTCATGCACTTCCTAGCAGGGATGCCCTGGTAGACATGGCGGAGGCAGAACATGATGAAG is from Ornithodoros turicata isolate Travis chromosome 8, ASM3712646v1, whole genome shotgun sequence and encodes:
- the LOC135366684 gene encoding actinia tenebrosa protease inhibitors-like, translated to MRVLQLSLLTLLFQTMYVSASAEDYDDSDDYKTNSMEEIDRWCSMEVDLGKECRTPNATRRYYHDNATHTCKQFHYKGCNGNENNFESELDCKRTCRYVDEEVPSKEDTGEEVVIPTVCTRRPANSHRVNSHRSATKPKKRYFYNATASTCEAVKCPGSAQNYFKTKEECERRCIDTPKTICGLKMKTGVCRGYFTKWYFNGETDKCETFVYGGCDGNDNNFESKDACKKECIKKIKRKCGKN